Part of the Babylonia areolata isolate BAREFJ2019XMU chromosome 4, ASM4173473v1, whole genome shotgun sequence genome, GCAACaattattatatataaaaaagaagagagaaacataGTTAATGCCATACAAATGTTTCAACCAACTTCTGAACAAGTCAGGCATTAACATGGGTGCAACTGCCagagaactaaaaaaaacaaaggtgGGCTGCAGAGAAGACTAACACACTGAAACTTATCAAATACAACTACATAtacctagagagagagggagagagagatgtatacatatatgtcctcagagagacagaatcaagagagagagagggagagggggatatatatgtgtatgtatatatatatatatatatatatatatatatatatatatatatatatatatgtgtgtgtgtgtgtgtgtgtgtgtgtgtgtgtgtgtgtgtgtgtgtcctcagagagacagagacagacagacagaatcaagagagagagagagggatatatatatatatatgtcctcagagagacagagagagacagacagaatcaagagagagagggagagagagagatacatatatatatatgtcctcagagagacagaatcaagacagagagagggagattatatatatatatatatatatatatatatatatatatatatatatatacacatacatatatatatatatatatatatatatatatatatatatatatatgacctcagagagacacagagagacagacagaatcaagatagacagggagagggagagagagagagatatatatatgtcctcagagagacagagagagacagaatcaagagagagggagagagagagagaatcaaacaggcaacaaacaacaaagacgtGTGGAACAAAAGGACAGTGCTGTggcaccaaacaaaaaaaaacccacactcacacacacacacagaaggcccctcctcctcctcacccggTTGGAAGGCATGAGATTCAGCTGCAACTGCACCAGGCTCAACAGCCCGGACCTCAGCAGAGCTGCCAGCAGCTCCTTGTACGTCCCAAGGGACTCCTCCCACCGGGGAGCCTTATCCACATGGCCCAGCCTCACCGATCCGCACAGGGTTTCAAAGTCCAATGCCTCTGGTCCCGCCGTCAGCCACAGCTCAAAGAAGAGAGTTTCCACGTCCTCTGTCCACTGGCTGGGCTGGCGGAATACTAccagagcagcagcagaagcaagaAAGCAggttaaaaaataatttttaaatgtgGTAAAAAAAATTTTCGCAACATTACTCATTTGTATAGTATTGTTGTAGAAAGCCAACCTGGCAGCTGAATTATCAGGAAGGAATAATTAGTgacgaaacagcagcagcagaagcaggttaaaaaaaaaaaaaaaaaaaggtggtcaacaattttctgggtttttttttgtgcaacaTTACTAGTATTGTTGTGGATAAGAGAGAATAATtctagaacaagagaggcaaagcatTCATGTCTCATATGCAATTCccataggttaaaaaaaaaattttaataaaaaaaatccccccccccccccccccccccggcaaatAAAAAAGTACTGGCTGCCAACAGGCAGGAAAATGAACATAAAACTCAATAATGTACACAAAATAGACTCCTGGAAATCACTGAGTTACTCATTCAATGAACAGTTCAGAGCAGCAGATACTTCAGCCATGCATTCATAcccctcttcttctgccgtccaaACATTCTCAGTACACATTCGGGGGAggaaattgagagagaaagaaaacagacaaaaacagaacaggagtgttttaaacacacacatacttacttaTAGCAACAGCAAGCTCCTCAAATGAATACAGGATCACCGACAGCATCTTCATAGCCAGCTCCTGCACACATGTGTTCATGCAATATGCTTGCTATAGTGTTTCATGAATGGTATCACACGCCTTTTGAATCAATATAATTTCAAATTACTCCGTCATAAACCAGCCAAGAAACATAGGTGCTGAAGAGTTGTAGaaaaacagatttttaaaaaaaagagagagagagggggttgaatGAGAGatcaggtgagagacagacaaagacagaaagagcgaaagtgagagcaagagagagagagagagtgtacaaaAGCAATCTGAGCATGACCAAATGAGAATGagaaaactactttttttttatcaatcactCCTCTCAGGTCTATCTGCAAATCCAGTTAACACAACTGGACCATCTGAACTTGGTTTTTTAGTCTCTGAAACATCCACcctagacatacagagagagagagagagagagagagagagagagtgtgtgtgcatgcacgtgtgtgtgtgtatgcaagtatgTGCACAtgtttatgcgtgcatgtgggtgatTTACTGCTGGCTAAAACTTGTAAGTAcaaatcataaaaataaaaatataaagaaattCACACTCTCACCACTCGTAACTATCaaacttaactctttccatacgaacggcgaaagagacgacgttaacagcgtttcaccccaattactatcatcaaaatattgcaagtggaaggctcttatactgaagacgtgaatgctgacaaagaataccacaattctgacgacggaagctaaaggttgggtcattcagacacccactggacatccgagtggtctgtgtacaggagaagagaggactggccatactgagtgagttaattcaaaaCAGatgaaaagaagcacacacaaactGCTGGCTCATAGTTGCCCCAAGAAGACATGAACCACTTACATCTTTGTCGGCAACCATTTTCACCATGCTGGAAAGTAGggtcttcagttctttctgatcCAGATCTTTCTCCGTCACAAGGAGGTCATACATCATGTCCTGCACAGGAGATTGAAGCATAAATTTTAACACCATTTTATAGACTCACAGACAACATGAAGAAAACTCAGAAAAAAACTGGAGAGTAAGCCATCAAGTGTAAAAATTAAAAACCTAAATCCtacaaatctaaaaaaaaaaaattcaaaatctaaaaaaaaatctaagtaaattcataaaacttggaaacggtgtgtaacttttgttacatgtAAAACATACTTGTCGTCTTTGTTTAAGCATGATTTGTTTTGTTACAAAACattagcgagtgtgtgtgtgtgtgcgtgcatgggtgtgcgtttttgcgcgTTTCgtagacatcgttggactgaagttgtgattcaatgagtatatATTGTTATCGTATCCTGCACGCCCCAAAAGGgtcaaaaggattaaatttctttgaattttgaaaaaaaaatttttttttcagaatcttgGTATGTGAAGAAATTCAGAAATGGTAGGGGAAGAAGTCAATATGTAAAGTCACacgggggggaagggaaaaaggGAGGTGAAGAAGTCAATGTGTAAAGTCACACGGGGGGTAGGGAAAAAGGGAGGTGAAGAAGTCAATATGTAAAGTCACACGGGGGGTagggaaaaagggaggggaagaagtCAATATGTAAAGTCACacgggggggagggaaaaagggaggggaaagaaggagagtgacagagtgagtgtgtgtatttgtgagtgtcagagtgtgaatgaatgtgtgcgcaagtgtgtgtatgtacatgcacatacacgcctGTGTCGGGGGAGTttacaacaaaaaatgacaaagcTCTTTTACCTGCATATCCCTCAGGACATAGACGACCAAGCCTGATCCAAGTTTCTCTTCAGGAGGAACTAAGTCGCGCTTGCAAACACCCCTTGACGCTGAACGAGCATCTCCGGAGGACACGAGTATTTCTGCAGCAGACAGGGACATCTCCCCTGCTCCGTCACCACCATCTGCCTTGTGTTCTTCCGCAGATGGGTCTCCCATCACCCATTCGGGTTCCGGTAAGCAATTCCAAGACAAGGCACGAGCAGCTTTCGCCCTCTGCCGCCTCAGCTTCTTCCTCGTTCTCTTGCTACTTGAGCTATGCCATTCCTGTGCGCTGGACCCCAAGTCCATGCCCGTTTCTTCCCTGCTGTTTGCAGGGCCTGGGTCAGAAGCGACAGACAGCGGACTGCTTGAACCAGACTCAGGCTGTCTCTCCCCAACCTCCGCAGCCGGCTGATCGGCAGCATCTGTTAACGCTGCAGGGCTCTCATCCTTTTGGCCACCACCAAAGACATCAAAGATGGGAAACACCCAATAGCACGCCTCTTGGCTCACCATCTTCAATGTGAGGTGGCCGAGGATCGGCACAGGGTCACCGTCATTCCTCTCAGCCATGGGCAGCCTGCTGTTATTCGGCACAAAGGTCAAATTATAGAAATAGTCCAGGAAGCTGGGCTCTGGCTTGGGCTCCGATTCCAACTCTTCCTCTTGCTGTCTTTTCTTATCCCATTTCATACGCTCCTGTCTGCCCATCTTTTGGAGCTCCTGTGCCTGTCTGGAAGTTTCAAGAGACAACTTCTTGTAGAAGGCAcctgtgatagaaaaaaaaacatgaaaaaggtTGTAATTCCAGCCTGTTTAATTAAGAAACTATACCTGATGCTCAAGAACAATAAATACTGTTAGTCAAACTGTAATACAATTATTCAAAAAGTGCAGACTATTCAGATGACTGCAATCATGAAGTGATCTGAAAAGCAGATAGATGAAATGGACATTACAGACCGCCATCATAAAAATGTAAAGACAGCAATATCTCCTGCACCAACAAGCCGGCACGGTGTTCTGTGTGAGTGGATCTGTCAATTTCATGAAAACAGACCTTTTTTTCaaccctcacccttcaccctctgagttatctgtatttctctttttatgacaacacatttctctgtgtgaaattcaggctgctctccccagggagagtgacactacctacagcaccacccattttgggggtattttttcctgcgtgcagttttattagttttttttctatcaaagtggacttttctacagaattttgccaggaacaactgttttgttgccatgggttcttctacgtgcgctaagtgcatgctgcacacaggacctcggtttatcgcctcatctgaatgactagcatccaggccaccactcaaggtctagtggagggggagaaaatattggcgaccgagccgtgatttgaaccagcacgctcagattctctcgcttcctaggcggacgtgttacctctaggccatcactccactacgttTACGTCATTGTTAAAATATCCCAAGCCCCTGGTCACTGGGGAGCGTGTTTCTACATAAACAAATTGGAAGTAAAAAGGTTCAACCCTGTCTTACTATTCCGCGCCCATAAAATGTCTGGCCCTTCCAGTACATTAACTGTCTCCCAGGTCAAGGCGTGTGCAGGTCTGCTAGTGCCTTAATCTCTTTCATGTGTAgacaaataacaaacaatcaggcacacacgttaaagatttcGTAATCCAGGTCAGCATTCGGCAGGTTATGGAAAAATGCTTTTGATccttggaacagacactgacacacactgaaaccaGTGAATCAaaggtagagagaaacagacattttCTCTGAATAAAAGCGTTACatgtaaaaaattttttaaaatcttttaaaAAGGCACAAAGAAATACTTACGATAAGTGGTGCCTGTCGACATCCATTTGCCAACATTTTTTCTCAAGTAAGTCACAGCCATCCTCACAGCGAACTTGTATGTACTGAATGTACCCTTCGGCAGCCCCACCTGCATGAGCGGCTGTATGAGCAGGTgcgacctgaaaaaaacaacaacaaatgcacacaTTACTTAAAACAGAAGATAgaaatggtaattttttttttttttttactgctgtagACAATCAGCTTTTCAAAGGCTATCTCCCAACTAATTGAAtataagcaacaacagcaaaaaaaaaaaaaaaaaagtatatatataaaaaaaaaaaaaaaagatttcttgtTACATGTTCTTGCACGTGATCTTTTCATCCCACACTAAGGAGGCTAGTGACTGCTTCTGAGCTGTTGCATGCAAAATATGTCCATGTGGTATtcttttgtgtgcgcgtgtgtgtgtgactgggaaaCTAGGGAAGAGTAAGATGGATAACAAATTTTTTTTAGAATCTGCTCCTTAGCTTTTCAGTATTAAAAACCAAATTCCGATGTTGCTCTtacaatatttcttcttttttcctttcttttttttcttaacaaaatCAACAACCGAGTTGGGAATATTCAGCAGCTGTCCACTCTTAAGACTCAGAGGGAGACTGAACTGTTTTCTTGTCCTTGTGGTTGACAGACTCAGGAGAAACAATATGTACAGAAACTAAAGCTAAGAATACTCACTCCTCAACTGTCTTCTGGATTTTTTTCTCCACTCTGAGGGTTCTTTCATGTGCCTCCATGGGTGTGCTGTTCATCAGCGTCAGCTGAAAGGAAACGTTTCATATTGTGAGACAATTCATCAACTGATTGCTCAGGATTCAACTGCAAATGCAGATGCAGAAGAAAATTCTCAGACCCATGTAAAAGATGAGGTGCAGAATGAAATGGACAGGAATACCAAGCCTGCAGCCCCTGGGTACTTACCTGTATCAGTGAGGTGACGACTGTATCAGAGCGCTTGCAAATAACTATTAAGCAGCTAGACAAAGACCACTTGCAAACGTAAAGCAGTTAAAGAAAGACAACCACGAGCATGTTAAACAAAGTAGTACAGTTCAGGTGtttaaaaaacgaaaagaaaaaacaaattcaaATGTAACATCAATGATAGAAATGGTCAAACTCTCAAACAAGCAGAGGCATGAGCAAATCAAAATAATGGCCAAACCAACAGTAGCAGATGGGGTAACATCAAAGTAAAGCACATTAAAAGTGCCAAGGGGATAACACATCAACAGgagatcattcttttttttaaaaaacaacactgGTAGAGACTTAGCATAACATAAACGAGGGATAGTTAAACTGGCAAGCAAGAGAACAGCTGGCGAACTAAGAACACATTCACCTCTGTATTCATATACAGACATAATTCAGAAGCTTGACTAATGACTAAAAAGTGCAAGTATACGACATTACAAGTGCAAGAAACATAACATTCATGCGTAACTAAAACCAATAACACATTTTATGAAATGtaagtttatgtaagtttgtgcctgcctatgtgtgcgtatgtgttagggtagctgatagatacacatgtattgttaaaatgtatgtatgcagtgtgtgtgtgtgtgtgtgtgtttgtgtgtagtcatattttggtgtgtgtatgtaacatggatggaatgttttatgttaacaaagcgtttttgtaaagcacctagagcaggtttctggatagtgtgctacataagtatccattattatcattattattttacatatgcaatgaaaacaacaacaaacaagaaggtAAACGTACACaccaaaagagagaaaacaggcAAAAACAGTGCAGCTTTTTTCAACCCCCTTTTGGGTTCAGTGTGTTCGCCCTGTCATACCTCAGCAACCGTGGCAAGTCAGTTTGCTCTGTTAtggcttttctttctctctctctctctcctcctttttcatCAACAGCTTTTCAGTCTTTGAGATCTGAGGCGCTTGCCCTGCCTAAGCAAATCAGCGCTCTTACTTATTCACTGCTTATAATGCCCACTGACACGTAGGGCGGCAATGAAGAGCCGCCAGTGTGGTCTGTTTTGGCCCGGTCTCTGAATGGCACTCCAGGTGTGCGTCAGGGTCCTCAGTTCTCTATCCACTGTCCTTCACCCTTCCTCTCCACTTTCGCTCATCACTGCCAGGAGGTCTACAAACTAACGGTTCGCCGGGGACACCTTATAACCAGGCTCCAATCGGATCGCTTGCGTCACAAAGTCTGGAGTCTCCATCAGGACGGGACGTGTAAGAAAACGTGCAAGTTCACGGTTTGGCTTGTCTGATATTCTCAGGCCGAGTGGCCACAAAAACCAGCCAGACAAAGCAAACACACTGGCCATAGGTTGGTAAGGTTTGGCATGGTACAGTACATCATGTCTAcccacccaacaaaaacaaacgaaaagaaaaataaagaaaaaaagcaaaaaatctgAGCAAAAACTGGTTTCCGGCATGCTAAAGAaaccaacaaaccaccaccacgacaaatgCGTTGATTTAAGAGATGCCAACCTCAAAATCCAAGTATATGATTCAGCAACttaacttttttccccttttctttggtgggtggggatgggtatgggaggggagggtaattacaccccccccccacactcccacctccccagaattaaaaaaaaatcatttatgccACATCATAGATATACTTTTCTGCAACTGTTACTGAAAATATGAACAGGGACAAAAATTATGTGTATAGAGCAAAAAACATAAAGTAGAAGTCAAGAGTTCTTCCTTCAAATCTGAGCAGCTGGCATCCCTTACACATGCTCCTTTTTCtatagatacaaacacacaaacatcatgcAGGTTTCACCCCATACACATGCTCGATTTTCTAAACATGCAGACATCAATATCTAGTGCACTTTTCAGGTTACAAAGCAGACTTGTAGCAGGTTAAGGGTTTTGAAGCTGGGTTAGATACTGAGACTGAAAGTTATACATGCATAATCGAGTGTTAAGCTTGGCACGCACCTGTGACTACCGTCTCAGCCAGAAGTATGTAACACTACTGTATCCATTTACTTACTCCAGACACTTGTTACCATAGCAGCAACAGGCACAAGCGTAAAGAGTATCAATCTGATGCCATGGATGAAACTTCGgggaagatgggaggggggggcaatTCAGAcgtattcttttctttgttccaaAATCATATCCCAACACACATGCCAGCATGCATCACTTTCCTAAGAAACTGCACACCACTACGGGCGAAAGTATCAAAGGCTGCCAACCAAGAATGAACAATAGCTTGGATCTAACACCAAAAACATACGCTGTGGaataaaaacatctttttttcttttttcacaaacACTTAGCCACTGAAAATGATGTAaaagaataactttttttttaaataggcatTTCATAAATCAGAGCATTACCCTGGACTGTTTTGAAAGGCAGTTTCtctttgtaattgaattttgttgttgttggcagcaATTCATATTGTCAACCATGTCGTGTGCATCTTCGAAGTAGACAGAAAATATAAACATGCTGGCTTGTGTAACTTTAAAGTCATGTGTGTTTGAAACAATTTTTTGTTCCAAAATTTCATCCATCCATTCTGAAAGTAATCATCTGTCTCATCTATGCCTCTGATTCCGACataaaaactagaaaaaaaaaatcaaataaaattatCAAAAGCAATACATCTCAAtcttcaagaaaagaaaaagaaaaagaaaaaagaagaaaaaaaaagaacacgcacacatctactgacacacacacacacacaaatataaaaaaaagaaaaaaaattaccttaATTTTCGATTTTTCCATTTTCAGAAATACTGAATCTGAATAAAGATAATCTCTTTTAATCCTTACTGGACTGGGAGCCAATGCTGGGTCTAGGACCTCAGTCTTCAGGAAGCCAATGACATTGTGGTAGACGATGTCGGACACCTGCTCGATGGTGGTGTGAACCCGCTTGGGCACGACTCGTTCCAGGCAGTTCTCCATCAATTCGTActgaaaacaaccaccaacaaaccaacccccaCCCAGACGAGTTTGTGAAACAGACCTGNNNNNNNNNNNNNNNNNNNNNNNNNNNNNNNNNNNNNNNNNNNNNNNNNNNNNNNNNNNNNNNNNNNNNNNNNNNNNNNNNNNNNNNNNNNNNNNNNNNNTTTTCTTcgtgcgctttagtcatttcccgagtttcatttgtagcgctttagtcatttcccgagttttcttcgttgcgcattggtcatttcccgagttttcttcgttgcgctttagtcatttcccgagttttcttcgttgcgctttatcaTTTCCCGAGTTGTCTTGGTAGCGCTttatcatttcccgagttttcttcgttgcgctttagtcatttcccgagttttctttgtagcgctttagtcatttcccgagttttcttcgttgcgctgtAGTCATTTGCCGAGTTTTAtttgttgcgctttagtcatttcccgagttttcttcgttgcgctttggtcatttcccgaatttTCTTTCTTGAGCTTTTAGTCAATCCCGACTTTGCCACTTTCAGTCACATTCCGAGTttattttgtagcgctttggtcaatttccgagttttctttattcatttcccgagttttatttgtagcgctttggtcatttcccgagttttctcgtcgcgctttagtcatttccgagttttcttcgttgcgctttagtcatttcccgactttttatttgtagcgctttagtcatttcccgagttttcttcgttgcgctttggtcatttcccgagttttatttgtagcggtTTAGTCATTTCCCCAGTTTTCTTCGTtacgctttagtcatttcccgagtttcatttgtagcgctttagtcatttcccgatttTTCTTCTGTGCTCTTTAGTCATTTCCCAAGTTTTCTTCGTTGCggtttagtcatttcccgagttttcttcgttgcgctttagtcatttcccgatttTTCTTCGTTCCGCTTTAGGCATTTCCCGAGTTtcatcatttcccgagttttcttcattgcgctttagtcatttcccgagttttcttcgttgcgctttagtcatttcctgtgttttcttcgttgcgctttatcatttcccgagttttcttggtAGCGCTtgatcatttcccgagttttatttgtagcgctttagtcatttcccgagttttatcatttcccgagttttcttcattgcgctttagtcatttcccgagttttcttcgttgcgctttagtcatttcccgagttttcttcgttgcgctttatcatttcccgagttttcttggtAGCGCTtgatcatttcccgagttttatttgtagcgctttagtcatttcccgagttttcttggtagcgctttagtcatttcccgagttttcttcgttgcgctttagtcatttcccgagttttcttcgttgcgctttagtcatttcccgagtttcatttgtagcgctttagtcatttcccgagttttcttcgttgcgctttggtcatttcccgagttttcttcgttgctctttagtcatttcccgagttttatttgtagcgctttagtcatttcccgagttttatttgtagcgctttagtcatttcccgagttttcttcgttgcgcat contains:
- the LOC143281534 gene encoding uncharacterized protein LOC143281534; this encodes MENCLERVVPKRVHTTIEQVSDIVYHNVIGFLKTEVLDPALAPSPLTLMNSTPMEAHERTLRVEKKIQKTVEESHLLIQPLMQVGLPKGTFSTYKFAVRMAVTYLRKNVGKWMSTGTTYRAFYKKLSLETSRQAQELQKMGRQERMKWDKKRQQEEELESEPKPEPSFLDYFYNLTFVPNNSRLPMAERNDGDPVPILGHLTLKMVSQEACYWVFPIFDVFGGGQKDESPAALTDAADQPAAEVGERQPESGSSSPLSVASDPGPANSREETGMDLGSSAQEWHSSSSKRTRKKLRRQRAKAARALSWNCLPEPEWVMGDPSAEEHKADGGDGAGEMSLSAAEILVSSGDARSASRGVCKRDLVPPEEKLGSGLVVYVLRDMQDMMYDLLVTEKDLDQKELKTLLSSMVKMVADKDELAMKMLSVILYSFEELAVAIIFRQPSQWTEDVETLFFELWLTAGPEALDFETLCGSVRLGHVDKAPRWEESLGTYKELLAALLRSGLLSLVQLQLNLMPSNRTCPPEEYIVRMFQELKEVDNNRC